From a region of the Besnoitia besnoiti strain Bb-Ger1 chromosome I, whole genome shotgun sequence genome:
- a CDS encoding SAG-related sequence SRS29C (encoded by transcript BESB_008300) has protein sequence MVSLWIGFVSYLPEGECWAPRYNWLAREGRFTCYPNVGETDEFLALSYGEVQHITLVCADGTPVPSNLVTAGNRQVCAGRLSAADCQKGAAPLAKFVYGAQDDWFTGTDSRTGVTITIPDKYFPVAGEEFSIGCKGIYTCMLTVFLQLRSPRYEIQEAGCSYNANKRLPQIVMNQDKNVLTVMCRPDGEMFPPDYKDKHCTETPFGPCLERRYSEVLPRYNETWWSGDPSSMEGASLTIPKDSFPKTTQHFTVVCIGPRPHPRNKCVVPIEVSAPSEPGQGSVTDVSRGGGEHIGGTSGSHKVSTHQLSAVMSGLLTTGYFCLF, from the coding sequence ATGGTGAGTCTGTGGATCGGATTCGTCTCGTATCTGCCCGAGGGTGAATGTTGGGCGCCGCGGTACAActggctggcgcgcgaggggagATTCACATGCTACCCGAATGTTGGTGAAACTGACGAATTTTTGGCACTTTCCTATGGAGAGGTGCAGCACATCACACTTGTTTGTGCAGATGGGACGCCTGTGCCTTCTAACCTCGTGACGGCAGGTAATCGCCAAGTTTGCGCAGGGAGACTCTCAGCAGCAGACTGTCAGAAAGGAGCTGCCCCATTGGCTAAATTTGTCTATGGGGCCCAAGATGACTGGTTCACAGGCACGGATTCCAGGACAGGAGTAACAATCACCATCCCGGACAAGTATTTTCCAGTTGCGGGGGAGGAGTTCAGTATTGGTTGTAAGGGCATCTACACGTGTATGCTCACAGTGTTCCTCCAACTCAGGAGTCCACGATATGAGATTCAGGAGGCTGGCTGCTCCTACAACGCCAATAAACGGTTGCCTCAGATTGTAATGAACCAGGATAAGAACGTGTTAACGGTAATGTGCAGGCCCGACGGCGAGATGTTCCCCCCTGATTACAAGGACAAGCACTGTACGGAGACTCCGTTTGGCCCGTGCCTCGAACGACGGTATTCTGAGGTGCTACCGCGCTATAACGAAACGTGGTGGAGCGGCGATCCTTCATCAATGGAAGGAGCATCACTCACAATCCCTAAAGACAGCTTCCCCAAGACAACACAGCATTTCACGGTAGTCTGCATTGGTCCGCGGCCTCACCCTCGAAATAAGTGTGTTGTGCCTATAGAGGTGTCTGCGCCCTCGGAACCGGGGCAGGGGAGTGTAACAGATGTTAGTCGCGGTGGTGGAGAACACATAGGTGGGACAAGCGGGAGCCATAAAGTGTCTACGCATCAGCTTTCAGCTGTGATGTCGGGGCTTCTGACCACTGGGTATTTTTGCTTATTCTAA